The Niastella koreensis GR20-10 genome includes a window with the following:
- a CDS encoding helix-turn-helix domain-containing protein — MSRSILKEAPPLTKSDCFSLFARFKTEFDFPLHFHEEYELNFIENAKGVKRVVGDSMEEIDDLELVLVGPNIPHAWFTHKCQSDKIFEVTIQFHRDLFHETMLKRTQLNSIRELFEQSIKGILFSKETIKRVAPLIKELEHKTGFDSLVGLMIVLNELAIATDSRYLSGEKIYNADYIYMDSVRMEKLIEFMNANFNRPVRLAEAATLVNMAETAFSRFFKTKTGVNFVDFLNDIRLGHAARLLIDTKDSIAEIASACGFTNISNFNRTFKRQKGLTPKDFRHKHGNVGERIFF; from the coding sequence ATGTCCAGATCAATTCTCAAAGAAGCGCCCCCTTTGACCAAGTCGGACTGCTTCTCATTGTTTGCCAGATTCAAAACGGAATTCGATTTCCCCCTGCATTTTCATGAGGAATATGAATTGAACTTTATTGAAAACGCCAAAGGCGTCAAACGCGTAGTGGGTGACAGTATGGAGGAGATCGATGACCTGGAACTGGTGCTGGTTGGGCCTAATATCCCGCATGCCTGGTTTACCCACAAATGCCAAAGCGACAAGATCTTCGAGGTAACCATCCAGTTTCACCGCGACCTGTTTCATGAAACCATGCTGAAGCGGACCCAGCTCAATTCCATTCGCGAACTGTTTGAACAATCCATCAAAGGCATCCTGTTCTCCAAAGAAACGATCAAACGCGTGGCGCCGCTGATCAAAGAACTGGAACACAAAACGGGGTTTGATTCACTCGTGGGACTGATGATCGTGCTGAACGAACTGGCCATCGCTACGGATTCCCGTTACCTCTCGGGGGAGAAGATCTACAATGCGGATTATATCTATATGGACAGTGTGCGCATGGAAAAGCTGATCGAGTTTATGAATGCCAACTTCAACCGCCCGGTACGGCTGGCAGAAGCGGCCACGCTGGTAAACATGGCCGAGACTGCTTTCAGCCGTTTCTTTAAAACCAAAACGGGGGTGAACTTTGTTGATTTTCTAAATGATATCCGCCTGGGGCATGCCGCCCGCCTGCTGATTGATACAAAAGATTCCATTGCTGAAATTGCCAGCGCCTGCGGCTTTACCAACATCTCCAATTTCAACCGCACTTTTAAACGTCAAAAAGGTCTAACGCCAAAAGACTTTCGCCACAAACACGGCAATGTGGGCGAACGGATCTTCTTTTAA
- a CDS encoding tetratricopeptide repeat protein translates to MKGNSIYLKAKAVHEKMYELSGQIKEEEREIIYNEYFTLIKRAAYLGHPDAQYDLGQQYETMSYLSIENPKYNPTKCIFWYTKACAQNHAAACNNLATFYESGIGCEKDLEKALTLYKKSADLGDSLGKKNYKIMKQQLRS, encoded by the coding sequence ATGAAAGGGAATAGTATTTATTTAAAAGCAAAGGCGGTACATGAAAAAATGTATGAATTATCTGGTCAAATAAAAGAGGAGGAAAGGGAAATTATTTATAACGAATATTTTACTTTGATTAAAAGAGCAGCATATTTGGGTCATCCTGATGCCCAATATGATTTGGGGCAACAGTATGAGACAATGAGCTATTTAAGTATAGAAAATCCAAAGTATAATCCAACGAAATGTATTTTTTGGTATACAAAGGCTTGTGCACAAAATCATGCTGCGGCTTGTAATAATCTCGCAACGTTTTACGAATCTGGGATAGGCTGTGAAAAAGATTTAGAAAAAGCGTTAACGTTATATAAGAAGTCCGCCGATTTGGGTGATTCGCTTGGAAAGAAAAATTATAAGATCATGAAACAGCAATTGCGATCATAG
- a CDS encoding OmpA family protein codes for MNRLITVTKISIGTLVFLSSCVPTKKFKASQAALQSARNDSAALAQNVSNLKNQVADLQKSVESKNKSITDLDAEIDKLSKDISDLNQEKVKLINDASSKQSLLAKNGQELVSQKKKLEQLQALMDQQKQAIEEIRKKMANALNGFKSSELTVSTKNGKVYVSLQENLLFPSGSAVVNPKGKEALNKLAEVLNVNPDITVDIEGHTDSIPIRGKYQDNWDLSLARAASIVRILTIDYKVSPERVVASGHSQFEPVQTNSTAEGRAQNRRTDIILSPKLDELYKLLQNNSTAVK; via the coding sequence ATGAATAGACTAATAACCGTAACGAAGATCTCTATTGGTACCCTTGTCTTTTTGAGTAGTTGTGTCCCTACCAAAAAATTTAAAGCCTCCCAGGCGGCCTTACAAAGCGCCAGAAACGACAGCGCGGCACTCGCCCAGAATGTAAGCAACCTGAAAAACCAGGTAGCGGACCTGCAGAAATCAGTGGAGTCGAAAAACAAAAGCATTACCGACCTGGATGCGGAAATTGACAAATTGTCAAAGGATATCTCTGACCTGAACCAGGAAAAAGTAAAACTGATAAATGACGCCTCCAGCAAACAATCCCTGCTGGCCAAGAACGGCCAGGAACTGGTGAGCCAGAAAAAGAAACTGGAACAGTTACAGGCATTAATGGACCAGCAAAAACAGGCAATTGAAGAGATCAGGAAGAAGATGGCCAATGCCCTCAATGGCTTCAAATCGAGCGAGCTTACTGTGTCTACTAAAAATGGTAAAGTGTATGTGAGCCTGCAGGAAAATCTGTTGTTCCCTTCCGGCAGCGCAGTAGTAAATCCAAAAGGTAAAGAAGCGCTGAATAAACTGGCCGAAGTACTGAACGTGAACCCCGATATCACGGTTGACATCGAAGGCCACACCGATTCTATTCCTATCCGCGGCAAATACCAGGACAACTGGGACCTGAGCTTAGCGCGGGCCGCTTCTATTGTAAGAATTCTTACGATCGATTATAAAGTAAGTCCTGAAAGAGTGGTGGCTTCCGGTCACAGCCAGTTTGAACCGGTTCAAACGAACAGCACCGCTGAAGGCCGGGCGCAAAACAGAAGAACGGATATCATTTTATCGCCCAAACTGGATGAATTGTACAAGCTGTTGCAAAATAACTCGACAGCTGTTAAATAA
- a CDS encoding alkaline phosphatase, translated as MKTVLFLIFFPYLHVLAQPAVYTTANCHSHNDYQQSAPFFNAYNLEYGSMEADVYLNENELYVAHTLKDVELNRTFESMYLTPLSEMIRKNGGNVYADSSRKLVLLLDVKREAVASINRLIELLMKFPAITSCKSLTILVTGDKPPHNTYSSYPSFLWFDGLLSNNYSKDALSRIAILNDNFINYSTWTGHEEIQTNDWEKLKKAVDKGHALGKKVRLWNTPDFIEGWAKLIELGVDYINTDSIKALAEYLKKNGVRKT; from the coding sequence ATGAAAACCGTACTGTTCCTGATCTTTTTCCCATACCTGCATGTGCTGGCGCAACCCGCTGTGTATACCACGGCCAATTGCCATTCGCATAATGATTACCAGCAATCGGCGCCCTTTTTCAACGCCTATAACCTGGAATATGGGTCCATGGAAGCGGATGTGTATTTAAACGAAAATGAGCTGTATGTGGCCCATACCCTTAAGGATGTGGAACTAAACCGCACATTTGAAAGCATGTACCTGACACCGCTGTCGGAAATGATCCGGAAAAACGGGGGTAATGTATATGCGGATTCCAGCCGTAAACTGGTGTTACTGCTCGATGTAAAAAGAGAAGCAGTCGCCTCCATCAATAGACTGATAGAACTGCTGATGAAATTTCCGGCCATTACCAGTTGCAAATCACTCACCATCCTGGTAACCGGCGACAAACCGCCTCACAATACCTACAGCTCCTACCCTTCTTTCCTGTGGTTCGATGGCTTATTAAGCAACAATTACAGTAAGGACGCACTTTCCCGCATCGCCATTCTGAACGATAATTTTATTAATTACTCCACCTGGACTGGCCATGAGGAAATACAGACCAACGATTGGGAAAAGCTGAAAAAAGCGGTTGACAAAGGCCATGCTTTGGGCAAAAAGGTAAGGCTTTGGAACACCCCCGATTTCATCGAGGGCTGGGCTAAACTCATCGAACTGGGCGTTGATTACATCAATACCGACAGCATAAAAGCCCTCGCCGAGTATTTAAAAAAGAACGGCGTAAGAAAAACGTAA
- a CDS encoding polyhydroxyalkanoic acid system family protein, translating into MSKLSLNIPHSQTQEEALNRIKQMLGRLQEEQKGTITDVQENWNGPNGNFSFSAKGFNIAGSIQVKDKEVLLESDLPFAVSLFKGQIASIITEKANALLK; encoded by the coding sequence ATGTCTAAATTATCTTTAAATATACCGCATTCGCAAACCCAGGAAGAAGCATTGAACCGTATTAAACAAATGCTGGGCCGCCTGCAGGAAGAACAAAAAGGCACCATTACCGATGTGCAGGAGAACTGGAACGGCCCCAACGGCAATTTCAGCTTTTCGGCCAAAGGGTTTAATATCGCCGGCTCCATCCAGGTAAAGGATAAGGAAGTGCTCCTGGAATCGGACCTGCCGTTTGCCGTGTCCCTGTTTAAGGGTCAGATCGCCTCCATTATTACGGAAAAAGCAAATGCGTTGCTTAAATAG
- a CDS encoding GmrSD restriction endonuclease domain-containing protein, which yields MIQILQETEYQYILDGQQRTTSLLTSLYGGNIEGKNGFDPTLYVDLTIPIDSDTDDESYRNRFLFWDEIDDRNGELRYNTGKKIRFNEGLIVKLIDVKNAFGNVERKLIDHSNPDFKDYDHQVRIELRRIKEILDNYRVSFIEVKGIQISEVCQIFERINQAGKPLNIFDIVVAKTFKPITNGEPGFYLRELIDDFRNTNNSQFLQINDLDYLHALAVLINLGVDNSGVRNITDRYLNEIKTEHILEVWEDAKKALLKTFDFFENHLQLKTPHLIPFRYFYFTITAYFYQNQSPNYDFLKKYFWFYSFHNQELLSNTTHLFQHIGFLDIEKYKNEYKFDRFLINKETLRSASYSSRGRMSRALLSLFASMKPKDWEHCDREVLAHNLFFSTDKPNLHHIFPTNSEYILSNQHLNNISNNSLLNIAYLTQITNLDITNRNPLEYLRDYDNPEFHAIMPGHFLPSKIMQWARNNDMPTNALDIFVEERLTLILDNLKQKLSGITFEEFDTSVVAAEIVEAAIS from the coding sequence CTGATACAAATTTTACAAGAAACGGAATATCAGTATATATTAGACGGCCAACAACGTACAACATCTCTACTTACTTCACTTTATGGCGGAAATATTGAAGGTAAAAATGGATTTGATCCAACATTGTATGTTGATCTCACTATTCCAATAGACAGTGACACCGATGACGAAAGTTACAGAAACCGTTTTTTGTTTTGGGATGAAATTGATGATAGAAATGGGGAACTTCGGTATAATACCGGCAAAAAAATCAGGTTTAATGAAGGGCTGATAGTAAAGCTCATTGATGTCAAAAATGCTTTCGGTAACGTTGAGCGGAAACTCATAGATCATTCCAACCCTGATTTCAAAGACTACGATCACCAGGTTCGAATAGAATTAAGAAGAATAAAAGAGATCCTTGATAATTATCGGGTCTCATTTATTGAAGTAAAAGGAATACAAATTTCTGAAGTATGCCAGATTTTTGAACGAATCAATCAGGCTGGAAAACCTTTGAATATTTTTGACATTGTAGTTGCCAAAACATTCAAACCAATAACAAATGGAGAGCCTGGATTTTATTTAAGAGAATTGATCGATGATTTTAGAAATACAAACAATAGCCAGTTTTTGCAAATTAACGACCTGGACTATCTCCATGCCCTTGCCGTTCTTATAAATTTGGGTGTTGATAATAGTGGAGTTAGAAATATTACTGATAGATATCTGAATGAAATAAAAACCGAGCATATACTTGAAGTTTGGGAAGATGCAAAAAAGGCATTACTTAAAACGTTTGACTTCTTTGAAAATCATTTGCAGCTCAAAACACCGCATCTAATACCTTTTAGATATTTTTATTTCACCATCACAGCATATTTTTATCAAAATCAGTCGCCTAATTACGATTTCCTAAAAAAGTATTTCTGGTTTTATAGCTTTCATAATCAGGAACTGTTAAGTAACACAACACATCTATTTCAACATATCGGTTTCTTAGATATAGAAAAATACAAAAATGAATATAAATTTGACCGTTTCCTGATCAATAAAGAAACTCTTCGGTCAGCATCGTATAGCTCAAGAGGTAGAATGAGCCGCGCTTTATTATCATTGTTTGCCAGTATGAAGCCAAAAGATTGGGAACATTGTGACCGGGAAGTTTTGGCCCATAACCTTTTCTTTTCTACCGACAAGCCAAACCTCCACCATATCTTTCCAACAAATTCAGAATATATTTTAAGTAATCAGCACCTTAATAACATCAGCAATAATTCACTTTTGAATATCGCTTACCTTACGCAAATCACTAACCTTGATATTACCAACCGAAACCCGCTCGAATATTTAAGGGATTATGACAACCCGGAATTTCATGCAATAATGCCAGGCCATTTTTTGCCTTCAAAAATTATGCAATGGGCAAGAAATAACGATATGCCTACCAATGCGCTTGATATCTTTGTTGAGGAAAGGCTTACGTTGATATTGGATAATTTGAAGCAAAAACTTTCAGGAATTACTTTCGAAGAATTTGACACCTCAGTGGTAGCTGCAGAAATTGTAGAGGCTGCCATATCATAA
- a CDS encoding DUF262 domain-containing protein yields the protein MNYTDRILPTNKGLTTFLDELLNKNYQIPTFQREVVWERENVKKLWDSIYKFYPLGSILIWKTDLKLQNHRQIGGHLITDTNFTRNGISVYIRRPTTYNISTYFTLWRKY from the coding sequence ATGAATTATACAGATCGGATTCTCCCTACCAATAAGGGACTTACCACATTTTTAGATGAACTCTTAAATAAAAATTATCAAATACCTACGTTCCAGCGGGAGGTTGTTTGGGAAAGAGAAAATGTAAAAAAACTATGGGACAGCATCTATAAATTTTACCCACTGGGGAGTATTCTCATTTGGAAAACTGATCTAAAGCTACAGAACCACAGGCAAATCGGTGGGCATTTGATCACTGATACAAATTTTACAAGAAACGGAATATCAGTATATATTAGACGGCCAACAACGTACAACATCTCTACTTACTTCACTTTATGGCGGAAATATTGA
- a CDS encoding superinfection immunity protein translates to MLCTTLFISMPGGSEWILIIIAFSLYFLPSIIANARKNSNATAITLLNLFLGWTVIGWITALIWAFASSSKHAPTIVVHNTSQSYSQEYKAEHPQPKQQMQPEVSSTKLLTQQDKIDHLRQLKQLLDEGVLTSEEFNSQKAVVLGQ, encoded by the coding sequence ATGCTTTGCACTACCCTATTTATTTCCATGCCCGGAGGCAGCGAATGGATATTGATAATAATTGCCTTTTCCCTTTACTTTCTCCCCTCAATTATCGCGAATGCCCGCAAAAATTCAAATGCTACAGCCATAACCCTTCTCAACCTTTTTCTGGGTTGGACAGTCATTGGTTGGATTACAGCCCTAATTTGGGCGTTTGCTTCCAGTTCCAAACATGCGCCTACTATAGTTGTTCATAACACCAGCCAGTCATACTCCCAGGAATATAAGGCAGAACATCCCCAGCCTAAACAACAAATGCAGCCTGAAGTATCAAGCACTAAATTGTTAACCCAACAGGATAAGATAGACCATCTCCGTCAGTTGAAGCAATTGCTGGATGAAGGGGTGCTTACCAGCGAAGAGTTTAATTCGCAGAAGGCGGTGGTGTTGGGGCAGTGA
- a CDS encoding alpha/beta hydrolase family protein — MNAIFHKQSCQLFLLVLILLSHKSGTAQSGKYVAVNKVASDFKTLLKRPTTPFQPSFEITRTDSVIIEKGFIYSEANEKIPILIYKPVHTKLKSFPVVICLHGTGGSKDQGDIKRFLYKFSTMGIMGIAIDARYHGERLTESLKAQNGYVGAITRAWQNTDTKHQEHPFYFDTVYDLWRLTDYLTTRPDVQANRIGMTGISMGGIETWMAASVDKRIKVAVPMIAVQSFKWSLENDKWQGRVNTIRKAHEQAAKDLGDSTINKQNILQLWNKVVPGITDEFDCPSMIRLFAPRPLLILNSEKDMNCPLGGATIAFKAATAAYEAAHAIDKLKIYVAPNTPHKVTPAHEQMMVEWFGKWL; from the coding sequence ATGAATGCAATATTTCACAAGCAGTCCTGCCAATTATTTCTCCTGGTTTTAATTCTTTTAAGTCATAAATCCGGCACAGCCCAATCAGGCAAGTATGTTGCCGTTAACAAGGTGGCCAGCGATTTCAAAACTTTACTAAAGAGACCCACAACTCCATTCCAGCCTTCTTTTGAGATCACCCGCACCGATTCAGTTATAATCGAAAAAGGATTTATTTATTCAGAAGCCAACGAAAAAATACCCATCCTCATTTATAAACCGGTTCATACCAAACTGAAGTCATTTCCGGTTGTCATATGTCTGCATGGAACCGGCGGCAGCAAAGACCAGGGAGACATCAAACGCTTTTTGTATAAGTTCTCCACCATGGGAATTATGGGCATCGCAATCGATGCCCGGTACCATGGAGAAAGACTGACAGAAAGCTTAAAAGCCCAAAACGGGTATGTGGGAGCGATCACCCGGGCCTGGCAAAATACCGATACCAAACACCAGGAGCATCCATTTTATTTTGATACCGTGTATGATCTATGGCGGCTGACCGACTACCTGACTACCCGGCCCGATGTACAGGCCAATCGTATTGGAATGACAGGCATTTCAATGGGTGGCATCGAGACCTGGATGGCCGCGTCTGTCGATAAACGAATTAAAGTAGCCGTACCGATGATTGCGGTGCAGAGCTTCAAATGGTCGCTCGAGAATGACAAATGGCAGGGCCGGGTGAACACCATCCGGAAAGCGCATGAGCAGGCAGCCAAAGACCTGGGCGATTCCACTATCAACAAACAAAACATTCTTCAACTCTGGAATAAAGTAGTTCCCGGCATTACCGATGAGTTCGACTGCCCCTCCATGATCCGGCTTTTTGCGCCCCGGCCGTTATTGATCCTGAATTCAGAAAAGGATATGAACTGTCCGCTGGGTGGGGCCACAATCGCATTTAAAGCCGCAACAGCCGCTTATGAGGCCGCACATGCAATAGACAAGCTAAAAATTTATGTAGCGCCTAATACGCCCCATAAAGTGACACCAGCGCATGAGCAGATGATGGTGGAGTGGTTTGGGAAGTGGTTGTAG
- a CDS encoding SBBP repeat-containing protein, translating to MRTMLRCRETWMIATFILLANMGFSQLTQQWSARFNGTGNGADQARSLVIDNDGNVYITGSATGPGTGLDYRTIKYGPNGQIKWKALWNGSANGDDEAFSIALDGMGNVYVTGRSIGTGTAGYDIVTVKYNSSGVRQWSARYNDPNNGFDWGKSIAADSKGNVYITGVAGLGANTTSDYVTIKYNTNGTRLWLANYSGPGRNDEANALALDKDGNVYVTGRSPAGIDLDEMDMDYATVKYDNNGHQIWVRRYNSPYMYNEFDEALDIKVDPYGNVYVTGRSAPDNQESSNDYATVKYDAGGNQKWVARYNGPGNSTDDAMALAVDASLNVYVTGYSAAGPDETNFDYATVKYNKNGQQVWVRRYNGPANVHDQATALALDRNGNIYVTGHSMSTGTGYDFTTVKYNPAGDQQSVARYNGPANGFDGTAFLPSHPIAVDENCNVYVTGRSDGTGSGSDMITIKYSQPDALITGRLDQPSVASNAIPASLHVFVAPNPASVTTKISYELPVEGKVSIAIYDMLGRRIQTLLEATKPAGFHSIDFNVATIQTGMYTYQIMVKTAKSSWRATGKINVIK from the coding sequence ATGAGGACAATGCTACGCTGCAGGGAGACCTGGATGATTGCAACATTTATTCTATTGGCCAACATGGGTTTTTCGCAATTAACCCAGCAATGGTCAGCCCGGTTCAATGGTACGGGTAATGGCGCCGACCAGGCCAGATCGCTGGTGATTGACAATGATGGTAATGTGTATATAACCGGATCGGCTACAGGACCAGGGACGGGGTTGGATTACCGGACCATCAAGTATGGCCCTAACGGCCAGATAAAGTGGAAGGCCTTATGGAATGGTTCTGCCAACGGTGATGATGAAGCTTTCTCGATAGCCCTGGATGGCATGGGCAATGTTTACGTAACCGGAAGAAGCATAGGCACTGGAACGGCCGGTTACGATATTGTAACAGTAAAATACAATTCTTCTGGTGTGCGCCAATGGTCGGCCAGGTATAATGATCCCAATAATGGATTCGACTGGGGTAAGTCAATTGCTGCAGACAGCAAAGGCAATGTATACATAACAGGCGTGGCCGGACTGGGTGCAAATACTACATCAGACTATGTCACCATCAAGTATAATACCAACGGAACACGCCTGTGGCTGGCTAACTACTCCGGCCCGGGAAGGAACGACGAAGCCAATGCTTTAGCCTTGGATAAAGATGGCAATGTGTATGTAACCGGCAGAAGCCCGGCCGGTATTGATCTGGATGAAATGGATATGGATTATGCCACTGTTAAATATGATAATAACGGTCATCAGATCTGGGTAAGAAGGTATAATAGCCCCTATATGTATAATGAATTTGATGAAGCGCTGGATATAAAAGTGGACCCTTATGGAAATGTATATGTTACGGGCCGCAGCGCCCCTGACAACCAGGAAAGTTCCAACGACTATGCCACCGTTAAATACGATGCCGGTGGAAATCAGAAATGGGTGGCCAGGTATAATGGCCCCGGCAATTCTACTGATGATGCGATGGCCCTGGCTGTAGACGCTTCGTTAAACGTATACGTTACTGGTTATAGCGCTGCCGGCCCCGATGAAACAAATTTTGACTATGCCACTGTTAAGTATAATAAGAACGGACAGCAGGTTTGGGTGCGGCGATATAATGGTCCGGCTAATGTGCACGATCAGGCGACCGCCCTGGCGCTTGATAGAAACGGGAATATCTATGTAACCGGGCATAGCATGAGTACCGGCACCGGGTACGACTTTACTACTGTTAAATACAACCCGGCAGGTGACCAGCAATCGGTGGCGCGGTATAATGGCCCTGCCAATGGCTTCGATGGCACCGCATTCTTACCTTCACACCCCATTGCGGTTGACGAGAACTGTAACGTATATGTAACCGGGAGGAGCGATGGAACGGGTTCCGGTTCCGATATGATAACGATAAAATATTCCCAACCGGATGCACTCATTACCGGCAGACTGGATCAGCCTTCGGTAGCAAGCAATGCAATACCTGCCAGCCTGCATGTTTTTGTGGCGCCTAACCCGGCTTCGGTTACCACTAAGATCTCTTATGAACTGCCGGTTGAAGGCAAAGTTTCAATTGCCATCTACGATATGCTGGGCAGAAGGATACAAACATTATTGGAGGCCACCAAACCGGCGGGCTTCCATTCTATAGATTTTAATGTGGCCACTATTCAAACGGGCATGTATACCTACCAGATCATGGTGAAAACAGCCAAATCATCCTGGCGTGCAACCGGAAAGATAAATGTGATAAAATAA
- a CDS encoding SBBP repeat-containing protein: MKTMTGFRRGIFLVHFLLISICSMAQVKQDWVARYRTYNDSIGEEATAQAIDEKGNVYVAGGAVGTAPNRDYTTIKYNTAGVLQWKARYSSPAGGDSYPSAIAVDKKGNVYVTGYSAGVGSGEDYATVKYNAAGVQQWVARYNGPAGSDDGAAALLVDNDGNVYVTGSSMGKGTLEDYATIKYGPNGVAKWISRYNGPANSTDWPAALVLDRNGNVLVTGQSVGKNSGLDYATIKYNSSGVQKWVARFNGKANDEDYAASVAVDKGGNVYVTGTTYSGYIPDDPFDLPLLDIATIKYNAAGAQQWVAIHDETGGTDEARSVKLDKDGNAYVMGRLFNSNQYVDDPDVDYGVIKYNPAGVKLWVAKYGPPADKDFECHANDQVVDEDGNVYVTGQDGVEEFATVKFDKYGKQKWAVTYKKAVNQYAIAVDVDHWGNVYVTGNGDRKDCQGCMDFVTIKYSQCDKAVSARMGEPAENQEVTGRFKVTVAPNPAAGSTKFYYEMPVDGQVSIQVFDVLGRQIATLVNANQQAGLHNTEWDVSPLKSGIYIYHIVVKSGKTVWNETGRISVIK; encoded by the coding sequence ATGAAGACGATGACAGGCTTCAGAAGGGGCATATTTTTAGTTCATTTCTTATTGATTTCAATATGCAGCATGGCGCAGGTAAAACAGGATTGGGTAGCCCGGTATCGCACCTACAACGATAGTATTGGCGAAGAAGCGACCGCTCAGGCCATCGATGAAAAGGGAAATGTTTATGTAGCCGGTGGCGCCGTAGGTACTGCGCCCAACAGGGATTATACTACCATAAAGTACAATACAGCCGGCGTATTACAATGGAAAGCCCGGTACAGCAGTCCTGCCGGGGGTGATAGTTACCCATCGGCTATAGCCGTTGATAAAAAAGGGAACGTTTACGTAACCGGGTATTCTGCAGGTGTTGGCAGCGGTGAAGATTATGCCACGGTTAAATACAATGCTGCCGGGGTACAACAATGGGTAGCCAGGTATAATGGCCCCGCCGGATCGGATGATGGTGCAGCGGCCCTGCTGGTGGATAATGATGGGAATGTGTACGTAACAGGAAGCAGTATGGGAAAAGGAACCCTTGAAGACTATGCCACTATCAAGTATGGACCTAACGGGGTAGCAAAATGGATCAGCCGGTATAATGGCCCTGCCAATTCAACCGACTGGCCCGCGGCCCTGGTCCTTGACAGAAATGGCAATGTGCTGGTAACCGGGCAAAGTGTAGGCAAGAATTCCGGTCTCGATTACGCCACTATAAAGTACAATTCATCGGGTGTGCAAAAATGGGTGGCGAGGTTCAATGGCAAGGCGAATGATGAGGATTATGCTGCGTCCGTAGCAGTTGATAAAGGTGGTAATGTATACGTAACCGGAACAACTTACTCGGGTTACATTCCTGATGATCCCTTTGATCTGCCGTTACTGGATATCGCTACTATTAAATACAACGCCGCCGGCGCCCAGCAATGGGTGGCCATCCACGACGAAACCGGTGGTACCGATGAGGCGCGATCAGTAAAGCTGGATAAAGACGGTAATGCGTATGTAATGGGCCGCCTGTTCAATTCCAATCAATACGTAGACGATCCTGATGTGGATTATGGCGTAATCAAGTATAATCCGGCAGGGGTTAAATTATGGGTGGCAAAGTATGGCCCGCCTGCTGATAAAGATTTTGAATGCCACGCTAATGACCAGGTAGTCGATGAAGATGGAAATGTATATGTAACGGGACAAGATGGCGTGGAGGAGTTTGCTACGGTGAAATTTGATAAATACGGAAAACAGAAATGGGCAGTTACCTATAAAAAGGCTGTCAATCAGTACGCCATCGCGGTAGATGTGGACCATTGGGGCAATGTGTATGTTACAGGTAATGGCGATAGAAAAGACTGTCAGGGTTGTATGGATTTTGTCACTATTAAGTATTCCCAATGTGATAAAGCTGTTAGCGCCAGAATGGGTGAGCCTGCCGAAAACCAGGAGGTTACAGGCAGGTTCAAGGTAACGGTTGCGCCTAATCCGGCTGCAGGTAGCACGAAGTTCTACTATGAAATGCCGGTTGACGGCCAGGTGTCTATCCAGGTGTTTGACGTGCTGGGCCGGCAAATTGCTACGTTGGTCAATGCCAACCAACAGGCAGGTTTACATAATACAGAATGGGACGTTTCACCACTTAAGAGCGGCATCTATATTTATCATATCGTGGTAAAATCGGGTAAAACAGTGTGGAATGAAACAGGCAGGATCAGTGTGATAAAATAA